The nucleotide sequence TGGCAAGCAGGCCTGACTCACACGACTGCTTTTCCGACTTTTCCCGCAACCATGTCCCAAGCCCCTTCGATCAGGTCCAACCCCAGAACGCGTTCGGGGTTCGTTGGCGGGGGCATCTGCACATCGGCCAATTTAGAAAATCCGAACCGCTTGTAATACGGCGCGTCGCCGACCAACAGGACTCTTTCCCAGCCCATCACGGCCGCTCGCGCCAGGCTCTCCTGCATCAATAGCGCCCCAAGCCCTTCGCCCTGACGTGTGGGATGCACGGCAATTGGCCCCAGCAACAGGGCTTGAACCCCGGAAATCTCGATCGGCCAGTAACGGATAGCCCCCGCCACGATGTCACGACGATCACGCGCAACCAACGACAGATCCGCGACTTTCGGTACCCCGTCCCGCAGACGGTAAGAAGACAGCGCCTCGCGGCCCGGCGCGAAACACAGATCATATAGCGCCTCGACTTCCCACCAGTCGTCTTCCTGCTCCTTCGTCAGTCGAAACACCGCCCTGCCCCTGCTTTAAGCTGGCACTCGCAGTAGCATGGCGCTAGGCGTTGAAAAAGGACGAAGAAACGCATTCGGAGATTTCATGTTCTATACGCCTGCGGAGGGGCACGGACTGCCGCACAATCCATTCAACGCGATCGTGACACCGCGCCCGATCGGGTGGATATCGACACGCGATGAAGCCGGGCGCGACAATCTTGCGCCCTATTCGTTTTTCAACGCGATTGCCTACACTCCACCATTGGTCATGTTCAGCTCTACCAACGCAAAACCCGACCGGGGCGACACGAAAGACAGCGTAGCCGTGATCCGCAAGACAAGTGTATTCTGTGTCAATATCGTCGAGCACGGCATGCGCGATGCGATGAACGCGACATCGAAAAGCTTCCCGGCAGGTGTGGATGAATTTGCAGAAGCCGGCATCGACAAGGCGGCATGCGAAACGATCAACTGCGCACGTGTCGCTAAGGCCCCTGCAAATCTGGAGTGCCGTCTGGTTCAGATCATCCACTTGCCCGGTCAGTCCAACCGAATGGTGATCGGCGAGGTCGTCGGCGTGCACATACGCGACGACTGCCTCCGCGACGGGCGCTTCGATGTCACCGCATTCAACCCGCTGTCACGTCTGGGCTATCGCGACTACGCGAAAGTAAGCGAAGTTTTCGAACTCATCCGGCCCGATGACTGATAGCTTGCAGCCGTAACCGACGTAATGGATCGATCATGAGTACCGACATTAAATCCTACATTCGCACCATCCCCGATTTTCCCAAGGAAGGGATCATGTTCCGCGATGTGACAACGCTGTTCTCCGATCCACGCGGTTTCCGGATGGCCGTCGACCAGATCGTGCAGCCCTTCGCCGGACAACGGATTGATCAGGTTGTCGGGCTGGAAGCGCGGGGCTTCATTCTGGGCGGCGCGGTTGCGCATCAGCTTTCCGCTGGTTTCGTGCCTGTCCGCAAAAAGGGAAAGCTGCCGGGCAAACGCCTGTCAGAGGACTACACCCTCGAATACGGACAAGAGACTGTCGAGATCCATGAAGATGCGTTTCAGCCGGGCGAAAAGGTGCTTTTGGTTGATGATCTTCTTGCGACCGGCGGCACTGCAGAAGCGGGTATTCGGCTTATTGAACGATTAGGCGGCGATATCGTTGGCTGCGCCTTTGTGATCGATTTGCCTGATATCGGGGGACGGGCGCGCTTGGAACAGCTCGGCATGGATGTCCACTGCCTATGCGAATTCAGCGGTCACTGATCCGCTTCGGTGCTGGACAGGTATCGTGGCTCCAGCACCACCACGGTCGGGCGATCCGGCAGTGACGACAGCGAGACCTCAAGCTCGCTGCTGCCAGCCCGGACGATGGCGAACTCATCCATCATACCGGTCAGAAACGCGTCCAGCGTTCCTGTCCCGAACCAGTGCATAGGTATGATGATCGACGAACGGAACCTCTTGAGCGTCCGGATCATCGTCGGAAGGTCAACTGTATAGCCGCCATCGACAGCGGCAATAACCACATCCAGCCGTCCGATCGCCGCAAACTGCTCAGGCGTAGGTTCGTGATGTAGATGACCCAGGTGCCCAACACACAGCCCCGCCACCTCGAAGATGAAGATGGAATTGCCAGCTTCTTCTATCCCGCCATAGCCACGGATGTCAGTAGACACGTTTCTGACAAGCATCTCGCCGAGATCAACATGATGGTAGATCGGTCCGCCGTCCGCATTCCAGCCCGGCAAGATGTGCGGCACGCGCGCATCGGGCATAGAGGTCCAGTGCGATGAATGGGCGTGGTTCATCGTCACGACGGTCGGCACAAAGTCCACATCGCCCAGATAGCCGGTGT is from Qingshengfaniella alkalisoli and encodes:
- a CDS encoding flavin reductase family protein, whose translation is MFYTPAEGHGLPHNPFNAIVTPRPIGWISTRDEAGRDNLAPYSFFNAIAYTPPLVMFSSTNAKPDRGDTKDSVAVIRKTSVFCVNIVEHGMRDAMNATSKSFPAGVDEFAEAGIDKAACETINCARVAKAPANLECRLVQIIHLPGQSNRMVIGEVVGVHIRDDCLRDGRFDVTAFNPLSRLGYRDYAKVSEVFELIRPDD
- a CDS encoding adenine phosphoribosyltransferase, whose protein sequence is MSTDIKSYIRTIPDFPKEGIMFRDVTTLFSDPRGFRMAVDQIVQPFAGQRIDQVVGLEARGFILGGAVAHQLSAGFVPVRKKGKLPGKRLSEDYTLEYGQETVEIHEDAFQPGEKVLLVDDLLATGGTAEAGIRLIERLGGDIVGCAFVIDLPDIGGRARLEQLGMDVHCLCEFSGH
- a CDS encoding MBL fold metallo-hydrolase, with protein sequence MLRALLATLLILPSAALAQDRIPSHCIALADHTQGIEYLHKAAFTDAVQDETIRLRYIDHASFLLQTAGGLSVVTDYTGYLGDVDFVPTVVTMNHAHSSHWTSMPDARVPHILPGWNADGGPIYHHVDLGEMLVRNVSTDIRGYGGIEEAGNSIFIFEVAGLCVGHLGHLHHEPTPEQFAAIGRLDVVIAAVDGGYTVDLPTMIRTLKRFRSSIIIPMHWFGTGTLDAFLTGMMDEFAIVRAGSSELEVSLSSLPDRPTVVVLEPRYLSSTEADQ
- a CDS encoding GNAT family N-acetyltransferase, which produces MFRLTKEQEDDWWEVEALYDLCFAPGREALSSYRLRDGVPKVADLSLVARDRRDIVAGAIRYWPIEISGVQALLLGPIAVHPTRQGEGLGALLMQESLARAAVMGWERVLLVGDAPYYKRFGFSKLADVQMPPPTNPERVLGLDLIEGAWDMVAGKVGKAVV